One Hyla sarda isolate aHylSar1 chromosome 11, aHylSar1.hap1, whole genome shotgun sequence genomic window carries:
- the LOC130295169 gene encoding transmembrane protein 151B isoform X1, giving the protein MSTEVESEAAAETPADTPGANDITTPEVDVREEQRPEKQSLSASMCRESHWKCLLLSILMLVCLCAVTWCQVTSVTKLSFDSSLKGRSMIYHGSPCSDGYVYIPLAFLAMLYVVYLVECWHCHAKSELQHKADISSVYDQIQRMRQATPCIWWKAISYHFVRRTRQVTRYRHGDAYTTTQVYHERVNTHVAEAEFEYSHCGIKDISKELLDLDRHPATKLKFTKCFSFANLESENSYLTQRARFFTEIEGLDDYMEAREGMQLKNVDFKELVIAYVNLEQLPWYVSHYAFWAAALLMLSWPLRVFIEYRTAHVHYHIEKLLGMEYTPQAVAEEPIYRFRMPRVSTFDSTELEWHICTNRQLIPSYSEAVMMDLTDASLCNGYSACGYSGVLRGCEGCNRASSSSSIFSRHAMHSCSGGRSRLSLSTSRFSLCQLHGSHRTGLWRSRSSSLAERVCQEDRCCSYSSQLAINENPPTYHDARFFPVLIVHRQEGCRTRNLCIHRSSCMETSL; this is encoded by the exons ATGTCTACTGAGGTGGAAAGTGAAGCAGCTGCTGAAACCCCTGCAGATACCCCAGGTGCCAATGACATAACTACACCAGAGGTGGATGTGAGAGAGGAG CAACGTCCGGAGAAGCAGTCATTGAGCGCCTCTATGTGCCGGGAGTCTCACTGGAAATGTCTCCTTCTCTCCATCCTTATGCTTGTTTGCCTTTGTGCTGTTACCTGGTGCCAGGTTACAAGCGTTACCAAGCTCAGTTTCGACAGCTCACTGAAGGGAAGGTCTATGATCTATCATGGTAGTCCGTGCTCAGATGGATATGTCTATATTCCCTTGGCCTTCTTAGCAATGCTGTATGTAGTCTACCTGGTGGAATGCTGGCACTGTCATGCCAAAAGTGAACTTCAACATAAAGCTGATATTAGTAGTGTTTATGACCAGATCCAGCGTATGCGCCAAGCTACACCTTGCATCTGGTGGAAGGCCATTAGTTACCACTTTGTTAGACGTACTAGACAAGTCACTCGCTACCGTCATGGTGATGCCTATACAACTACTCAGGTTTACCATGAGCGGGTTAACACTCATGTAGCTGAAGCCGAGTTTGAATACTCACACTGTGGGATAAAAGACATTTCCAAAGAGTTGTTAGATTTGGATCGCCATCCGGCCACCAAGTTAAAGTTCACCAAGTGCTTCAGCTTTGCCAACCTAGAGTCCGAAAACTCATATCTCACTCAACGTGCCAGGTTCTTCACGGAGATTGAAGGCCTAGATGACTATATGGAAGCAAGGGAAGGAATGCAATTAAAAAATGTGGATTTCAAAGAGTTAGTCATTGCCTATGTCAACCTAGAACAACTACCTTGGTATGTTTCACACTATGCTTTTTGGGCAGCTGCCTTGCTCATGTTGTCATGGCCACTAAGGGTTTTTATTGAATACAGGACTGCCCATGTTCATTATCACATTGAGAAACTTCTAGGGATGGAATACACACCTCAAGCAGTGGCAGAGGAGCCTATTTACCGGTTCAGAATGCCACGTGTCAGCACTTTTGACAGTACAGAACTTGAATGGCATATATGTACCAATCGCCAACTGATTCCAAGCTATTCTGAGGCAGTGATGATGGACCTAACAGATGCGTCACTATGCAATGGCTACTCTGCTTGTGGCTACAGTGGTGTCTTGCGTGGTTGTGAAGGCTGCAATAGGGCATCTAGCAGTTCATCAATCTTTTCGCGCCATGCTATGCACAGCTGCAGTGGAGGGCGATCTCGCCTCTCTCTCAGCACCAGCCGCTTTTCCCTATGCCAGCTACATGGATCTCACAGGACAGGCCTTTGGAGAAGCCGCAGCAGTAGCTTAGCAGAGCGGGTTTGTCAAGAGGATCGATGCTGCTCCTATTCCAGCCAACTGGCCATTAACGAAAATCCACCAACATACCACGATGCCCGTTTTTTCCCCGTGCTCATAGTTCACCGCCAGGAAGGATGCAGAACCAGAAACCTCTGTATACATCGCTCTTCCTGTATGGAAACCTCCTTGTGA
- the LOC130295169 gene encoding transmembrane protein 151B isoform X2: MICKEDVSSSTRDAQRPEKQSLSASMCRESHWKCLLLSILMLVCLCAVTWCQVTSVTKLSFDSSLKGRSMIYHGSPCSDGYVYIPLAFLAMLYVVYLVECWHCHAKSELQHKADISSVYDQIQRMRQATPCIWWKAISYHFVRRTRQVTRYRHGDAYTTTQVYHERVNTHVAEAEFEYSHCGIKDISKELLDLDRHPATKLKFTKCFSFANLESENSYLTQRARFFTEIEGLDDYMEAREGMQLKNVDFKELVIAYVNLEQLPWYVSHYAFWAAALLMLSWPLRVFIEYRTAHVHYHIEKLLGMEYTPQAVAEEPIYRFRMPRVSTFDSTELEWHICTNRQLIPSYSEAVMMDLTDASLCNGYSACGYSGVLRGCEGCNRASSSSSIFSRHAMHSCSGGRSRLSLSTSRFSLCQLHGSHRTGLWRSRSSSLAERVCQEDRCCSYSSQLAINENPPTYHDARFFPVLIVHRQEGCRTRNLCIHRSSCMETSL, from the coding sequence CAACGTCCGGAGAAGCAGTCATTGAGCGCCTCTATGTGCCGGGAGTCTCACTGGAAATGTCTCCTTCTCTCCATCCTTATGCTTGTTTGCCTTTGTGCTGTTACCTGGTGCCAGGTTACAAGCGTTACCAAGCTCAGTTTCGACAGCTCACTGAAGGGAAGGTCTATGATCTATCATGGTAGTCCGTGCTCAGATGGATATGTCTATATTCCCTTGGCCTTCTTAGCAATGCTGTATGTAGTCTACCTGGTGGAATGCTGGCACTGTCATGCCAAAAGTGAACTTCAACATAAAGCTGATATTAGTAGTGTTTATGACCAGATCCAGCGTATGCGCCAAGCTACACCTTGCATCTGGTGGAAGGCCATTAGTTACCACTTTGTTAGACGTACTAGACAAGTCACTCGCTACCGTCATGGTGATGCCTATACAACTACTCAGGTTTACCATGAGCGGGTTAACACTCATGTAGCTGAAGCCGAGTTTGAATACTCACACTGTGGGATAAAAGACATTTCCAAAGAGTTGTTAGATTTGGATCGCCATCCGGCCACCAAGTTAAAGTTCACCAAGTGCTTCAGCTTTGCCAACCTAGAGTCCGAAAACTCATATCTCACTCAACGTGCCAGGTTCTTCACGGAGATTGAAGGCCTAGATGACTATATGGAAGCAAGGGAAGGAATGCAATTAAAAAATGTGGATTTCAAAGAGTTAGTCATTGCCTATGTCAACCTAGAACAACTACCTTGGTATGTTTCACACTATGCTTTTTGGGCAGCTGCCTTGCTCATGTTGTCATGGCCACTAAGGGTTTTTATTGAATACAGGACTGCCCATGTTCATTATCACATTGAGAAACTTCTAGGGATGGAATACACACCTCAAGCAGTGGCAGAGGAGCCTATTTACCGGTTCAGAATGCCACGTGTCAGCACTTTTGACAGTACAGAACTTGAATGGCATATATGTACCAATCGCCAACTGATTCCAAGCTATTCTGAGGCAGTGATGATGGACCTAACAGATGCGTCACTATGCAATGGCTACTCTGCTTGTGGCTACAGTGGTGTCTTGCGTGGTTGTGAAGGCTGCAATAGGGCATCTAGCAGTTCATCAATCTTTTCGCGCCATGCTATGCACAGCTGCAGTGGAGGGCGATCTCGCCTCTCTCTCAGCACCAGCCGCTTTTCCCTATGCCAGCTACATGGATCTCACAGGACAGGCCTTTGGAGAAGCCGCAGCAGTAGCTTAGCAGAGCGGGTTTGTCAAGAGGATCGATGCTGCTCCTATTCCAGCCAACTGGCCATTAACGAAAATCCACCAACATACCACGATGCCCGTTTTTTCCCCGTGCTCATAGTTCACCGCCAGGAAGGATGCAGAACCAGAAACCTCTGTATACATCGCTCTTCCTGTATGGAAACCTCCTTGTGA